Sequence from the Temnothorax longispinosus isolate EJ_2023e chromosome 6, Tlon_JGU_v1, whole genome shotgun sequence genome:
CCTATTAAACTTAACTCTCGATCCAAGCGAACAAGAGTTATATGATAAGTTAaaaagtaagtatatatatatacatatataatctgATTTTGGTTTTTGAGGTTATTCCAGGATAGATgttcaaaaaaatgttgatgaaaatttcatttcacGAAAACAATGCAgagtaatttcttttctttgtacagtttgaaaatatataacaataattttatttactttgttCTGTATATGACATTTAAATGTACTAgagtataaacaatatttcgaGTATCTGGAACGACCTATagtatacttattttattttcttgtaaaaaattatatttataaaaaattataaattgtattatattttcttgtaaaaaattatcttcatcACTGCTAGATGATGATAATGAAAGCAAATCTAACAGCTCAAATATTAATCGTGCATCCCGTCCAGCCATATTGCACTAAACTGGCACCGTCTCTCAGAGCTCGTGCCGAATTCTTGCACTAAAGTGCGAAAACTCGGCACTAGACTTTCCAGTGAAACAGCACGCACCGTTTTCATGCGCACCGAAATGCCCAGTGAAACACGTTGCCCATGAcgagtgcgcactcagtgcgcACTAGTTCTCCCagtgaaaaacgctattagaGACTCGTACATTATTCCTGTGTTCTTTCACAATTTATCCGGATACGACGctcattttattatcaaagatATGGTTAATAGCTTCGAAAGTAGCATCGATTTATTACCGCTCACCAAAGACACGTACATATCGTTCACAAAGAATGTGAGTGACACGTCGCGCGTCGATAAATGGGGAAACTGCGCGAAGTTGCGATTCGTGgatttgtttaaatttctcAGCGCCAGTCTAGAGAAACTGGCGTCGTATCTCGATAGGAACAAGCTGAGAATCATGCGTTTGGAATTTTCGGAACTAAGCAAAAGCGATTTTAACCAGCTCACGCGTAAAGGCGTATTTCCGTACGAGTACGTCGACGGCTTCGATAAGCTGCTGGTGACGGAATTACCGCCGCGCGAGGACTTTTACAGTTCGTTAACCGGTGAGACCGTGACCGATATCGATTACGAGCACGCGCGGAACATCTGGCGTTAGTTTTCGCGTGAGAAATCTCGGCGAGTACAGCGATTTGTATCTTAAAACGGACGTGCTTCTCCTGGCGGATATCTTCGAAAATTTTCACGAAACCTGTATCGACACTTACGGATGAATCTCGCACATTACTACACCCTATCGGGATACACGTGGGCGCGATGCTGAAGTACACGGGGGTGCGATTCGAATTGCTCACCGATATCGACACACAGTGGGACGGCCCGGATCTCGGACATTTGGATAAAAATGCGAAATTTGGAAATTAGTTTCAAAgaacatgaaatattatttttaaatatatttcgcgTGTTATggcgtttttcatttttttaaaataaataataattatctgtaAGCTGCATCCAAAGTTAGCACTTTTGTATAATAGCACTGTTTTTAGTATTTGTATAATAGCACTGTTTTCTTACTGGTTTCCgcgcattattatttattaattttttttgcgaatttattattgttcaGGAGGTCTTAATTAATGATACTCATGagttaaaatatcaaaacttGTCATCTGTATTAATTGACGTGTGTTTAAAGCATAAGCTGTTCGTTTTACATATAGCTCATCTTAAAACTAGTGTAAAGTTTTTTTCCCGAAAATgcccgaaaaatatttaacgccAAAATGAAGGTTGACTATTGTACTATAAGTCCTGAAAAAATCTCGATCCAGTTTGACCCAGaactatttttattgtcatttttcTAATGATGCTGCTAGTGTGCAAAATGCGCTCCAGGCAAGAACAGAGCGACGCGCGACGATCTCATCCCCACTCTCGACTACACTGTAAGCTAAACAAAGAAAGCGAGGTGGTAGCGAGCGGAATTTGGCCTCTCTTTTATAGTCGTGCGCGTTCAGTTAACTTTGTGTACATTCCAAGCTATCAACAGCACTTTTCAGTGCTATGAAAAGTTCTTTTCAGAACTATCAACAGTTCTTTTTCaccaaattttattgcattattggaaatctttacttatttttttttattatggataatataaagaaaaacggCAATCTATATGCAATAATGAGTTCTGCCAAAATATTTGATTGTAAATTCCTTAACGAGAAGATATTGGACAATCTTAAAATATCGTTTTCAGATGCCGCGAAAATTCAGTTAGCTGAAAGTTTAAGAAAGTTTTGTTACCATCTGAAATCAAAACGAATAGCTGCTAATTATACCGAGCAGGTGTTAGTAGGTAAGCTAGGCCGATTCTAACCATGGGATCTgaggggggtgaggggcgggggggAACTGCGGGCGGGGGGAACCGCGGGGGGGACcgcggggaagggggaggggggaaccgcgtgtttcgggcgccgcgggggaaggggaggggagggccgcgtgtttcgggcgccgcgggggaaggggaggggagggtcgcgtgtttcgggcgccgcgggggaacgggaggggggaaccgcgtttttcgggCGTTACAAggagggggaagggggaaccgcgtttttcgggcgtcgcaggggagggggaggggggaaccgcgtttttcgggcgccgcgggggagggagagggggaaccgcgtttttcgggCACCGTGGGGGAAGCGGGAGGGGGAAACCGCGTTTTcaggcgccgcgccgcggggcgaggcggtccgcgttttccggcgccgcggggtgagggggtccgcgttttcgccgcgccgcggagcgttcgcgttttcgggcgccgcggggcgaggggacccgcgttcgcgtttcgccgcgccgcggagtccgcgtgacgtcacacggcacgctcgcgttatctctccctcgtagatgtttccccccgtcccccgttcgtcttctcgttcgcgcggtctctttccctcgcgcgttctcgttcagaaattatgcgaaaattattaaataaagacagTTTAACAAAAGGGAACggtaaataaaaaggaaaaaattttttaaccatattatatgcacttatttatcatgtagcattatacacaatagtatCCAAAGCGTTATACACAATAGTATCCAAAGCGTAGGCTAATAATTCACaatcaataatcgaatttttatcgtaaaattcaCACAAGATTGTAACTGCGTTACATTTATCGATGATAcaattttgacgtaaaattgttacaaactgtttgaatttttcacttacgccgtgaacattttgacatagttgaaaatacacattctcGACGCAATGTTCTAGTTCGAACAGGAAGAGTACAGTTGACGGTTTCATGTACAAGCTGGTGCCGCACGacgtcaattttacaatatctacGTCACGTATTTTAACAAGCTCCAGATCTCGAAACGTTAGCGATGATGGTGCCGATGACTGCACGAGTCGCTGTATATCTGCACGTTTTTCGATGAATGTCACCCACGTTGCATGTAGCAGAATTATCCGATTGCCTCGGTTATCGCCAATAAGTATATCCACAGAGGACATAGGTCCCGCGTTGATTCcaacatccaaaaatttatacgctGTTGATGTCAAGGCAAATCTTCTTCCCAAAATACGTGGCGTATAACGGGGTTtatcaaaactgaaaaaatacaattatatgtttataaaagttttttttttgcacaagtatatatgaaaattatcggTACATACTCATTGTTCTGTTTCTCGCACGTTTCGTCCTGAATTGGAACGTAGTAGTTCGCACCGTGAGTGTTCATCGTATCTGGAGGCTGTTTGCGACGTACTCGAACCGTATCGAACTCTCGACTGCGCTCTAGAATCCACGTAGACCATTTATACATACCCAAAACTgcaaatcttgcaaaaatagCGCCAATGTACGGCTGCTGCATGGTGACCACTACCATAATCCATGTTTGGCGCTCGCCTGTATATATTAGATGTCCGTGTCATTAGTAATTGTTGTACATATTAGTTGATAAGTTGCGCGTACAGTTAACGTACAAAATCGTATTTCGTGACTCGCGCGAGACGTTGGCGGATCGCGACAGATAGCAAcactcgcgcgactcacccgactcgtgctgcccgcccacgGGTGGCCCGCAATTATTTGGAACCATGAGTACTTGCTCCGGCCGCTATTCGCAGGTGCGTGAGCCGAGGAGTACCGTGGGAGGATTCGCTGTTCAAACGTGGACTCGAGAACACACACTCGCCTTGCTCTCGCACTGTTCGGAGTAATCGAGTGAACTCGCAGTTTCGGAGCTCGACAAGTCGTCTCAGTAATCTCGGGCTTGAGTGCTTGCCTCTTGCACATGTGCCTGCTATATCGCCTGCTTGTCCGTATTGCACGttttgcctgcctgcctgccgcGGCACGTGAGTGCCTGCACATCCTAGCCTGCTGCACGTCTTCCGCTCTCCATCACCACAGGGAGGACCGGACGCCACGAGGCCACCACGAGAACATCGGGCAAcgatacggtgagtcgcttttcGCTTGCTTTTTCGCTTTATTCGcctaattaaaattgtgaggGGATtgcccctctggtccttcgaaccACGAAATCTCATcgaccgatcgcaaatccGGGGCGATTGACACCCCCCCGAGCAATCCACATATACGTTAAATGTGATATCTTTATCAAAAACATTTGTGATGAGATCACCTCATCGGGCATCAAATATGATTTCTTTTCAAGAgcatacgtgtctcgcgatgatttcatcgaacacgtgcaaaacaattttgcaatttcgcataagtcaatggagcgttattgttttcaagaacatgtcgcgacgtgtctcgcgatgattttatcgaacacgtgcaaaactgcaaattttgcaatttcgcataagtcaatggagcgttattgttttcaaaaacatgtcgcgacatgtctcgcgatgatttcatcgaacacgtgcaaaactgcaaatagcgccgatgtacggctgctgcattgatacagatcaaatcatcaaaagtcaatggcgcgttttcgtgaacgtacgtgtctcgcaatgatttcatcgaacacgtgcgaaactgcaaattttgcaaatagcgccgatgtacggctgctgagatgaaattaaatatgataagcaaacgatgcatcattagtagaatataaaatgacgaATCTAGGGGATACGCTCAATAGTCGAGAACTGGAAGTCGTGAGTGCAACAAATGGCGTTAGCAAGAGGATCGTGCAATAACATGGAGCAATCCACCCTGTTAAATTCGAGGGAAGACTTTGCCGCGTGGGAGCAACGATGTGACGAGTTTATCGAATCATTGGAAGAACAAAGCCGAATTAAGCGGCCACGATTATCAATCGATCAGTCATCAATCGGTCTCAAACAGTCATTGGTCGCTTGTATCGCAAGACTCGAAGGTTTGAAAGACTTGGTACGTCAACGTTTCGTACATGTGGGTGCTGGATACAGTGCGAGTGAGACAGGACTCAGATGGCGCGAGATAGATACGGCTTTTAAAATTCGTATATTGACTGGTGCGGTAATAAATTCCAAACACATCGACCCTCGTCAATTTCTCAAAGATGCGGGAGACATTGTACTCGATCGTGTGCGGAACGTCATGCAACGACATggcaatgtaaaaatatacacaatgTTTAATGGTGAATTTGTTGCGGGTGACAAACGCGcaaataaaagtatcgcaaCGAGAAGCTATGAACTCTTTTGTGAGTCCGATCTGCACGAGTGGTACAAGCGACACGTTATCGAGCCTACCTTAGCAAAGCTGGAGGAATTCCAGGAACGTGATAgcggatgggcgttgtcgTGTATACTCAATTTAATGGTAAATGTGAACAAATACAATCCATTGCACGTGGGGTGTTTTGTGGAAATACCGCAAGAAActaaaaagaagaaagcgGTGATAAACGTGCAATCAAGAGACAATGCATGTTTCGCATGGTCAGTGACGGCTGCTCTACATCCAGCCGAGAGACACGCAGATCTGGAATCGTCGTATCCACATTACACGTCGGTGCTAAATCTTACGGACATTGAGTTTCCAATGACGTTGGATCAAATTAAACGGTTTGAAAATCACAACAACATCTCCATCAACGTGTTTagcatcgagaaaaaaaacacgGAACTTGCTATCTTACCAATACGGGTTACTGATCGAAAGATGGACAGACACGTAAATCTGCTGTACGTGCATAACGACAACGTGGGACATTTTGCATGGATCAAGAACCTATCCCGCCTCGTGAGCtcgcaaattaataaacatggaCACACAAAGTACATTTGCGATCGGTAAGTACCTatagttcttttaataatatatagaatattttgtgtataaaaaaaaatttataatatttgcgtttattttttgcaGATGTTTGCACTGCTTCAACTCCAACGAGAAATTGGCTGCCCACACCGTCGACTGTCAGGAGATGAACGACTGCGCGATCAAGTTACCGAGCGATAACGACAAGTGGTTGGCctttaaaaatcacaacagGAAGGAACGAGTTCCGTTTGTCGTATACGCCGACCTGGAATGTACCCTGGAGAAGATGGAAGCGGATCCGGAAACGTCTAGGTACACATATCAACATCATCGCGTGTTTAGCATAGGGTACTACGTGCGTTGCTTGTACGACGAGTCGTTATCTATGTATcggtttcgtcgcgataaggattgcgtcgcgtggttcgccGAGGAGCTAAGACGTTTAGCTCACGACGTAAAGACCATTTTGTCCACTAATATACCCATGGCagatttcacgcgagacgagtgggaaAAGTTTAACAGCGCAACGCACTGTCACGTGTGCGAAGAACCGTTTGAGCCAGACGACGTGCGAGTACGCGACCATTGTCACCTGACCGGTCGATACAGAGGTCCCGCGCATTCtaattgtaacttaaattataaagattcgcATTGCATTCCCATagtgtttcataatttatcgggatacgatgcacattttattataactgaaaTAGCAACAGCGTACGAAGGACATGTAGATTTACTCCCaatcacaaaagaaaaatatatttcgtttacaaaaaacgttcaaagcaccgaagataaagataagaaaacttGCGTCAAATTGCGATTTATCGATTCGTACAAGTTTCTCACCGCTAGTCTCGACAAATTGGCATCTTATCTCAGCAAGGATAAACTGCGAATATTGCAACgcgaattttgtaaaatatccgcagaaaattttgatttgctGACAAGAAAAGGCGTATTTCCATATGAGTACATTGACTGCGTCGAAAAGTTGGAGGACTTGTGTTTAccaccgcgcgactcgttttacagttcattgacaggtgacaccgtatccgagagcgattacgcgcacgccgtcAACGTCTGGCAGCGGTTCTCCATTCAAACGCTCGGTGATTACAGcgatttatatctcaaaaccgatgtcttgctgttggccgatatctttgaaaattttcgcgatagttgcgtcgcgagttatggactcgatccggcgtattattatactctacCGGGTTTTACGTGGGATGCTATGTTGAAGCATACGCGTATCAATTTCGAATTGCTCACcgacattgacatggtcatgtttatcgaacgcggtatACGCGGCGGTTTGAGTCAATGTTCAAACAGATACGCCCTGGCCAACAACAAGTACATGCAATCGTACGATCCAtcgaaaccgtcgtcgtacctcatgtattttgatgtaaataactTATACGGCTGGGCAATAAGTCAACCATTGCCATACGCAGATTTTAAATGGGTCGACGACAtaaccgattttaatgttatggaTGTCGCGTTGGATTCCTCGATAGGATACATTCTCGAAGTCGACTTGGAGTATCCGCAACATCTTTACGACGCGCACACtgacctaccgttctgtccgacgcgcgataaaccaCCCGGCAAACGGCAGGACAAGCTCCTCGCAACATTATACGATAAGAAAcgttatgtaatacattatcgCAACCTGCAGCAGTGTACTCGTCACGGTCTCCGTATATCAAAGATTCACCGCATATTGAAATTCGCGCAATCTCCATGGCTTCGCGATTATATAGACCTCAATACCAAATTTAGGACATTGGCCAAAAacgatttcgagaaaaatttatacaaattgatgaaCAATGCAGTGTTTGGCAAAACCATGGAGAATGTGCGCAATCACGTTGACGTGCGACTCGTGACTCATTGGGAGGgtagatacggcgcggaggcaATGATTGCGAAACCAAATTTTTATAGCCGAAGCGTCTTTTCGGAGAATTTAGTAGcaatagaaatgcgaaaactAGAGGTGAAGTTCGACAAACCAATCTATGTGGGTATGTGCATCCTCGATATATCCAAGACATGTTTGTACGAATTTCATCACGAGTACATGTTACCGTTGTATCGCGACAAGTGTAAAGTCACGTACACCGATACTGACAGTCTCATTTATCACATCGAGTGCGACGATATGTATGATATCATAAAGCGTCACATTCATAGATTTGACACTAGCGATTATGTGATCGATAATACGTATGGTATCCCActcgtcaataaaaaagttccggGCTTAATGAAAGACGAAAATAACGGTGCAATAATGACTGAATTCGTCGGGCTTAGAGCAAAGATGTACGCCTTGCGAGTAGACGGTAAGAAAGATACGAAAAAGGCTAAAGGTGTTAAGAGTAACGTCGTAGCTAGATCGataacgttcgacgattacacACGGTGTCTGcgcgacgaaattgaaatgacgCGACAGCAAACCT
This genomic interval carries:
- the LOC139815417 gene encoding uncharacterized protein; translation: MLKHTRINFELLTDIDMVMFIERGIRGGLSQCSNRYALANNKYMQSYDPSKPSSYLMYFDVNNLYGWAISQPLPYADFKWVDDITDFNVMDVALDSSIGYILEVDLEYPQHLYDAHTDLPFCPTRDKPPGKRQDKLLATLYDKKRYVIHYRNLQQCTRHGLRISKIHRILKFAQSPWLRDYIDLNTKFRTLAKNDFEKNLYKLMNNAVFGKTMENVRNHVDVRLVTHWEGRYGAEAMIAKPNFYSRSVFSENLVAIEMRKLEVKFDKPIYVGMCILDISKTCLYEFHHEYMLPLYRDKCKVTYTDTDSLIYHIECDDMYDIIKRHIHRFDTSDYVIDNTYGIPLVNKKVPGLMKDENNGAIMTEFVGLRAKMYALRVDGKKDTKKAKGVKSNVVARSITFDDYTRCLRDEIEMTRQQTCIRSKKHEVYTMSETKIALSPYDDKRYIIPGSTETLPWGHYKILL
- the LOC139815081 gene encoding uncharacterized protein, whose product is MALARGSCNNMEQSTLLNSREDFAAWEQRCDEFIESLEEQSRIKRPRLSIDQSSIGLKQSLVACIARLEGLKDLVRQRFVHVGAGYSASETGLRWREIDTAFKIRILTGAVINSKHIDPRQFLKDAGDIVLDRVRNVMQRHGNVKIYTMFNGEFVAGDKRANKSIATRSYELFCESDLHEWYKRHVIEPTLAKLEEFQERDSGWALSCILNLMVNVNKYNPLHVGCFVEIPQETKKKKAVINVQSRDNACFAWSVTAALHPAERHADLESSYPHYTSVLNLTDIEFPMTLDQIKRFENHNNISINVFSIEKKNTELAILPIRVTDRKMDRHVNLLYVHNDNVGHFAWIKNLSRLVSSQINKHGHTKYICDR
- the LOC139815416 gene encoding uncharacterized protein, producing the protein MVPNNCGPPVGGQHESGERQTWIMVVVTMQQPYIGAIFARFAVLGMYKWSTWILERSREFDTVRVRRKQPPDTMNTHGANYYVPIQDETCEKQNNEYFFSFDKPRYTPRILGRRFALTSTAYKFLDVGINAGPMSSVDILIGDNRGNRIILLHATWVTFIEKRADIQRLVQSSAPSSLTFRDLELVKIRDVDIVKLTSCGTSLYMKPSTVLFLFELEHCVENVYFQLCQNVHGVSEKFKQFVTILRQNCIIDKCNAVTILCEFYDKNSIIDCELLAYALDTIVYNALDTIVYNAT